A portion of the Oxynema aestuarii AP17 genome contains these proteins:
- the aroA gene encoding 3-phosphoshikimate 1-carboxyvinyltransferase: protein MPTAIVTVNNTESEQQLQVEPPAAGLALQGRICVPGDKSISHRALMLGAIASGETTIEGLLLGEDPRSTARCFRALGAEISELDEKTVTVRGVGIGRLQEPLDVLDAGNSGTTLRLMLGLLASQPECFFAVTGDKSLRSRPMSRVVQPLKQMGAQIWGRRDGSLAPLAVRGTRLRGIEYRSPIASAQVKSCILLAGLMAQGRTTVVEPALSRDHSERMLAAFGADIQADPEAKRVSVVGGSELKGTSVVVPGDISSAAFWLVAAAIVPGSELVVENVGVNPTRTGVLDVLAMMNADIHWENQRTIAGEPVADLRVRHTKLNSCEIAGEIVPRAIDEIPILAVAAAFASGTTVIRDAAELRVKESDRLAVMAQMLTKMGARVTERPDGLEIVGGSPLQGADVDSHDDHRIAMSLAIAALNARGKTTIHHAQAAAISYPTFVSTLKSACDRS from the coding sequence ATGCCCACTGCGATCGTAACGGTAAACAATACGGAATCCGAACAACAATTGCAGGTCGAACCCCCGGCGGCGGGTTTGGCCTTACAAGGTCGCATTTGCGTTCCTGGAGATAAATCAATTTCCCATCGCGCGTTGATGTTGGGGGCGATCGCCTCCGGGGAAACCACGATTGAAGGGCTCTTACTCGGGGAAGATCCTCGGAGTACGGCCCGGTGTTTTCGCGCTTTAGGCGCCGAAATTTCCGAACTCGACGAGAAAACGGTCACGGTTCGAGGGGTCGGGATCGGTCGGTTGCAAGAACCTCTCGATGTTCTCGACGCGGGCAATTCCGGCACGACTTTACGGCTGATGTTGGGTCTGCTAGCCAGTCAGCCGGAGTGTTTTTTTGCGGTGACCGGGGATAAGTCCCTGCGATCGCGCCCGATGTCGCGGGTGGTCCAGCCCTTGAAGCAAATGGGCGCTCAAATTTGGGGCCGTCGGGACGGCTCCCTGGCTCCTTTGGCGGTTCGCGGTACCCGTTTGCGCGGGATCGAGTACCGATCGCCGATCGCCTCAGCTCAAGTCAAGTCTTGCATCTTGCTCGCCGGATTGATGGCGCAAGGTCGGACGACGGTGGTCGAACCCGCTCTGTCGCGGGATCACAGCGAGCGGATGCTGGCGGCATTCGGCGCCGACATCCAGGCGGATCCGGAGGCGAAACGGGTGAGTGTCGTCGGCGGTAGCGAATTGAAAGGCACCTCGGTGGTGGTGCCGGGGGATATCAGTTCGGCGGCGTTTTGGTTGGTGGCGGCGGCGATCGTGCCAGGTTCGGAATTGGTGGTGGAAAATGTCGGCGTCAACCCCACCCGAACCGGGGTTCTCGATGTTTTGGCGATGATGAATGCCGATATCCACTGGGAAAATCAACGGACGATCGCCGGGGAACCCGTTGCCGATTTGCGGGTCCGTCATACTAAACTGAACTCGTGCGAGATTGCCGGGGAAATCGTCCCGCGCGCGATCGACGAGATTCCGATTTTGGCCGTAGCGGCGGCATTTGCTTCCGGAACTACGGTGATTCGGGATGCGGCAGAGTTGCGCGTTAAGGAGAGCGATCGCCTCGCGGTAATGGCCCAAATGCTCACAAAAATGGGCGCTCGCGTCACCGAACGACCCGACGGCTTAGAAATTGTCGGCGGTTCGCCGTTGCAAGGTGCGGACGTGGACAGTCACGACGACCATCGCATCGCTATGAGTTTGGCGATCGCCGCCCTCAACGCGCGGGGTAAAACCACTATTCACCACGCCCAAGCGGCGGCAATTTCTTATCCGACGTTTGTTTCTACGTTGAAATCGGCCTGCGATCGCTCCTAA